CCTCGTCGGCCAGCACCTCGGCCAGATCACCGCCGAACTCGCCCCCTCCCGAGGGCCGGTGGACGAAGCCCTGGTCACGCTGGCCTCCGGCTACGCGCCCCGCGAGTTCGAGGTCGAGGGCAACGGCGGTGTGATCCAGCTCCGCGCCATCCCGCTCAAGCCGAAGGGCACCCGCATCGGTTCGCTCGTCCTGCTCCGGGACGTCACCGAACTGCGCCGACGCGAGCGCGAGTTGATCACCAAGGACGCCACCATCCGGGAGATCCACCACCGGGTGAAGAACAACCTCCAGACGGTGGCCGCCCTGTTGCGCCTCCAGGCCCGCCGAATGGACTCCGAGGGCGGCCGTGAGGCCCTCAACGAGGCCGTGCGGCGCGTCGGTTCGATCGCGATCGTCCATGAGACGCTGTCCCAGAACCTGGACGAGCGGGTGGAGTTCGACGAGATCGCCGACCGCGTGATCGCGATGGTCGCCGAGATCTCCCCGGGCCGGGTGACCTGTCGGCGCAACGGCCGCTTCGGCATTCTCGACGCCGAGGTCGCGACCCCGCTCTCGATGGTCCTCACCGAAGTCCTCCAGAACGCCCTGGAGCACGCCTTCGCGCCGGGCGACGAGGGCGCCGTCGAGGTCACCGCCGTACGGGGCGAGCCCAGGCCCGACGCCCGGCTCCTGATCACGGTCCAGGACGACGGCCGCGGTCTGCCCGAGGGATTCGACCCGCAGCGCGCGGGCAACCTCGGTCTGCAGATCGTACGGACCCTGGTGGAAGGGGAGTTGGGAGGATCCTTCGACATGCTGCCGGGCGCCGAGCGCGGCACGAAGGTGGTACTCGACATTCCCGTGCAGCCGCTGAAATAGCGGGCGCGGGCTGAGCGCCCGCGAGAATACCGGCCGCGGGAATACCGACCGCCGAAATGCCGACCGCCGAAATACCGGCCGCGGGAAGAGCGGTCGCGGACCGGTCCGGGGCGTACACAGCAGCGAGCCCCGGACCGAAGGTGTCGGCCCGGGGCTCGAATGCTGTGGGTTACTGCTGCGCGCTGCGGCTCAAGGGCGGTGATTGCATACGCGATGTATGCGCCGCTCGCCTCAGGCTGTCGGTGGGCGTCAGGCGCTGGCGTTACGCGCCCGGTTGCGAGCGGCACGGCGCTTCATCGCGCGGCGCTCGTCCTCGCTGAGGCCACCCCAGACGCCGGAGTCCTGGCCGGACTCGAGCGCCCACTGCAGGCACTGCTCCATGACGGGGCAGCGGCGGCAGACGGCCTTGGCTTCCTCGATCTGCAGCAGCGCAGGACCGGTGTTGCCGATGGGGAAGAACAGCTCGGGGTCTTCCTCACGACAAACGGCGTTGTGACGCCAGTCCATGGCTGCTACCTCTCTAGGGTGTTACAAGCTGGTTGCTTGTGAATGTGAACGCTTTCACGAATCCCCCCGCAAGGGAAGGGCCGACTGCCAGGTGAACTGGTGTGGTCCTAAGACTGAGGAGGGGTTCTGGCTCTCAGTGGAGGCCGGTGTTGCGGGCCGTCCCGATCGCCAAGAAGAGACTCCCAAACCCCGGCAACGGATACAACCCCTTCCGGAAAGTTTTTTTTGATTCCTCGGTGTCGGCTAGGTCACAGCCGTACTTCTAAGGGGTGGATGCGCGCCTAAACGTTCGAGTGAAAGGACTTTGGGCCCTTCCACTCACACAATCACACGCAGTGCACGGCGTACGCCTGTGAACGTCACGCTCGTACGCAGTCCCAGGTGGTCTCCGTCCATCTGCAGGGGGAGGGGGACCTTGGAATGCAAGGTGAAGTCGGTCAGGTCGTGCAGAGTCGCCGCGTGCTTGCCGCGAGGCCCTCGTTCCGGGGTCGAGGTGAGCAGCTGGGTGGCGTACCGGGCCACCGCCGGGGTGGAGAGACGGCGCAGTCCGAGGACGTCCAGCGCGGTTTCGAAGGAGGCCTCCGGGGACGCGTACACCGGGCGATTGCCCAGGTAGGTCCAGGGGGAGGTGTTGCAGATTATGGAGAGGACGAGGTCCTCGACCGGCTCGGCGCCGGGCCGCTCCAGGGTGATCGTGCCGTGCCGGCGGTTCGGTTCCTCCAGGAACTGGCGCACCACCTGGCGCAGGTAGAGGGCGTGGGTCGATCTCTTCCCGCGTTCCCGCTGCTGTTCGACCCGGCCGATGACACTCGCGTCGAAACCGAGACCGGCACAGAAGGTGAACCAGCGGGACGGGACGGACTCGTCCTCCGTGCCCGGTGTCCCCGACGCCAGCCCGAGGCTCACTGTGCGTGTCCGCCTCTCACGCAACGCGTCGAGCAGGGCGCCGGTCGCCTCCACGGCGTCGTTCGGCAGTCCGAGCGCGCGGGCGAACACGTTCGTCGATCCGCCGGGGACGACCGCGAGGCCCGGGAGCCGCTCGGGGTCGGGCCCGCCGTGCAGCAGTCCGTTGACGACCTCGTTCACCGTGCCGTCGCCGCCGAGCGCCACGACCAGGTCGACGGTGCCGGAGTCCGAGGCCCGTCGGGCGAGGTCCCGCGCGTGTCCGCGGTACTCGGTGGTGACCGCCTCCAGCTTCATCTCGCTCGCGAGCGCGTGGATGAGCACGTCACGGGTGCGGGCACTGGTGGTGGTGGCTGCCGGGTTGACCACGAGAAGTGCGCGCATGAGCGCCAGGGTACCTACCCGGCGGTACCGGGCCCACTCCAGCCCGATCCCTGGACGTATCCGACCCGGCCCCCGGCAAGCGCGACCGCACGGAGCCGGCGCCGTGCCCCCGGCCCCGCGGCCGTGCCTCCGCCCGGCTTCGGGCGGGCCGGGCCCGCCCCGCTACCCTGCCCTGTATGAGCAGTCCCGCTGAGAGCAGCACGGAGCAGACCCCCCGCCCCGCCCGACTCGCCGCCGCGGCGGTCGTGGCCGGTGTCGAGGCCCTCGGCCTCTTCGCCGGGGGTGTCTACATGCTGGTGCACGCACTGACCGGGACGTCCGATGACCTCACCG
This sequence is a window from Streptomyces sp. NBC_00691. Protein-coding genes within it:
- a CDS encoding WhiB family transcriptional regulator, which gives rise to MDWRHNAVCREEDPELFFPIGNTGPALLQIEEAKAVCRRCPVMEQCLQWALESGQDSGVWGGLSEDERRAMKRRAARNRARNASA
- a CDS encoding sensor histidine kinase — protein: MNDLVRQHTALSDSDLEWLHLLVSEWQLLSDLSFADLVLWVPTLDGTRYVSVAQMRPNTGPTSYQDDMIGHLVPRGRRPLLDAALDEGRIVREGDPEWREEVPVRVESIPVRREGRVLGVIARNTNLLTVRTPSRLELTYLQSASDLAQMIAAGTFPFPGEQVDMDSSPRAGDGLVRLDAEGIVQYASPNALSAYHRLGLAADLVGQHLGQITAELAPSRGPVDEALVTLASGYAPREFEVEGNGGVIQLRAIPLKPKGTRIGSLVLLRDVTELRRRERELITKDATIREIHHRVKNNLQTVAALLRLQARRMDSEGGREALNEAVRRVGSIAIVHETLSQNLDERVEFDEIADRVIAMVAEISPGRVTCRRNGRFGILDAEVATPLSMVLTEVLQNALEHAFAPGDEGAVEVTAVRGEPRPDARLLITVQDDGRGLPEGFDPQRAGNLGLQIVRTLVEGELGGSFDMLPGAERGTKVVLDIPVQPLK
- a CDS encoding diacylglycerol/lipid kinase family protein codes for the protein MRALLVVNPAATTTSARTRDVLIHALASEMKLEAVTTEYRGHARDLARRASDSGTVDLVVALGGDGTVNEVVNGLLHGGPDPERLPGLAVVPGGSTNVFARALGLPNDAVEATGALLDALRERRTRTVSLGLASGTPGTEDESVPSRWFTFCAGLGFDASVIGRVEQQRERGKRSTHALYLRQVVRQFLEEPNRRHGTITLERPGAEPVEDLVLSIICNTSPWTYLGNRPVYASPEASFETALDVLGLRRLSTPAVARYATQLLTSTPERGPRGKHAATLHDLTDFTLHSKVPLPLQMDGDHLGLRTSVTFTGVRRALRVIV